One part of the Musa acuminata AAA Group cultivar baxijiao chromosome BXJ1-5, Cavendish_Baxijiao_AAA, whole genome shotgun sequence genome encodes these proteins:
- the LOC135674764 gene encoding protein ETHYLENE-INSENSITIVE 3-like 1a has product MGMLLVQDMMYPGGPNYGQIFPYNDERNVSYGGFHQLSTGECILGEGDLVDPPPDRFAEAADEDSDEDVDIEELERRMWRDRMRHKRLKEQQQSKNKEQGDAEKQCQSQEQARRKKMSRAQDGILKYMLKMMEVCKAQGFVYGIIPEKGKPVSGASDNLRGWWKEKVRFDRNGPAAVAKYQADNAIPGFDSDFNSGSVSPHSLQELQDTTLGSLLSALMQHCDPPQRRFPLEKGIPPPWWPTGREGWWPQLSIPKEQGPPPYKKPHDLKKAWKVGVLTAVIKHISPDIEKIRRLVRQSKCLQDKMTAKESATWLAVIKQEEDMYMKMHPCALAPPSAGSGVTGAISFNSSEYDVEGIDEAKNEDVTIYNLVADGNTLNLGASSGNRMFGSALMKEENDVEFIQKRASSECELMMNQQTYTCDNVLCPHNDFHNGFLDRNARNSHQYICKYQNTLPPGSGMTSSSFQVPENKPLAFPLQLNTESNHPSIGSRLNPVDISELGIPSDGQKSIDELMNFYDNSISGSKNMNLEGVTMLEGSNSHQPRIQMENNFLGQGSGIACNLFEEVGSLMEQSRYVQENTVPFEQELASGGFMTGSGFNISEMNYSDTLHRGIGDSSQKQDGFNWFC; this is encoded by the coding sequence CCATCAGCTTTCCACGGGTGAATGCATACTGGGAGAGGGAGATCTGGTTGATCCGCCACCGGATAGATTTGCTGAGGCTGCTGATGAAGACAGTGACGAGGACGTTGACATAGAGGAACTCGAACGACGCATGTGGAGAGACCGGATGCGGCATAAACGCTTGAAGGAGCAGCAACAGAGCAAAAACAAGGAGCAGGGTGATGCAGAAAAGCAATGTCAGTCACAAGAACAGGCTCGTCGGAAGAAGATGTCTCGGGCACAGGATGGAATTCTCAAGTACATGCTGAAAATGATGGAGGTCTGCAAGGCTCAGGGGTTTGTCTATGGCATAATTCCGGAGAAGGGCAAGCCCGTCAGTGGTGCTTCTGATAATCTCAGAGGTTGGTGGAAAGAGAAGGTTAGATTTGATCGGAATGGCCCTGCTGCTGTAGCCAAGTACCAGGCTGATAATGCCATCCCTGGATTTGACAGTGATTTTAACTCTGGATCTGTAAGTCCTCATTCGCTGCAGGAGCTTCAGGACACAACATTGGGTTCTCTCCTGTCAGCTCTTATGCAGCACTGTGATCCACCTCAGCGACGGTTTCCACTTGAGAAAGGAATCCCTCCACCATGGTGGCCTACTGGTAGAGAGGGATGGTGGCCTCAATTGAGCATCCCAAAAGAACAAGGTCCACCTCCATACAAGAAGCCACATGATCTGAAGAAGGCATGGAAGGTTGGCGTCTTGACGGCTGTAATCAAGCATATCTCTCCTGATATTGAGAAAATCCGTCGGCTTGTTAGGCAATCCAAATGCCTCCAAGACAAGATGACTGCCAAGGAGAGCGCGACATGGCTTGCTGTCATCAAGCAGGAGGAGGACATGTACATGAAGATGCACCCTTGTGCCCTCGCACCCCCATCTGCTGGGAGTGGTGTCACTGGAGCAATCTCCTTCAACAGCAGTGAGTATGACGTTGAAGGCATTGATGAAGCCAAGAATGAGGATGTGACAATCTATAATCTGGTTGCTGATGGTAATACTTTGAACTTAGGAGCTAGTTCAGGGAATCGGATGTTTGGATCAGCTCTGATGAAGGAAGAGAATGATGTCGAATTCATTCAGAAAAGAGCTTCATCCGAGTGTGAATTGATGATGAACCAGCAGACCTATACCTGTGATAATGTGCTATGTCCACACAATGATTTCCATAATGGATTTCTTGATAGGAATGCCAGAAACAGTCACCAGTACATCTGCAAGTATCAGAACACTCTTCCTCCAGGTTCTGGGATGACGAGTAGCAGTTTCCAGGTGCCTGAGAACAAGCCTTTAGCTTTTCCTCTGCAATTGAATACTGAGTCAAATCATCCTTCAATTGGATCAAGGCTTAATCCAGTGGATATTTCTGAATTGGGTATTCCTTCTGATGGGCAAAAATCAATCGATGAGTTAATGAACTTCTATGATAACAGTATCAGTGGTAGCAAGAACATGAACTTGGAAGGTGTGACCATGTTGGAAGGATCGAATTCTCATCAGCCTAGAATACAAATGGAAAACAACTTCTTGGGGCAGGGGTCAGGAATTGCTTGCAATCTATTTGAAGAAGTTGGTAGCTTGATGGAGCAATCACGCTACGTGCAGGAAAACACGGTACCATTTGAACAAGAACTTGCTAGTGGGGGCTTCATGACGGGGTCTGGCTTCAACATATCTGAAATGAACTACTCTGATACCTTGCATAGGGGTATCGGAGATTCCTCACAAAAGCAAGATGGATTCAACTGGTTCTGCTAA
- the LOC135674768 gene encoding pyruvate kinase, cytosolic isozyme-like, producing MVQQASTGMRPKTKIVCTLGPASRSVEMLERLLKAGMNVARFNFSHGSHAYHQETLDNLRAAMENTGILCAVMLDTKGPEIRTGFLEDGKPIQLKKGQEITVTTDYTIKGNENMISMSYKKLAEDLKPDSVILCADGTITLTVLSCNKESGLVCCRCENSALLGERKNVNLPGVIVDLPTLTEKDKEDILRWGVPNKIDMIALSFVRKGSDLVEVRKVLGAHAKSIMLMSKVENQEGVANFDDILANSDAFMVARGDLGMEIPIQKIFYAQKVMIFKCNIQGKPVVTATQMLESMIKAPRPTRAEATDVANAVLDGTDCVMLSGETAAGAYPELAVQTMAKICLEAESYLDYGSVFKGITAAAPVPMSPLESLASSAVRTANSAKASLILVLTRGGSTAKLVAKYRPAIPILSVVVPELRTDSFDWFCSDEAPARHSLIFRGLIPVLSSATAKASDTESTDEAIESAIDHAKSLGLCKSGESVVALHRIGVASIIKILTVN from the exons ATGGTGCAGCAGGCTTCGACGGGAATGAGGCCGAAGACCAAGATAGTGTGCACCTTGGGCCCCGCGTCGAGGTCCGTGGAGATGCTCGAAAGGCTTCTGAAGGCGGGGATGAACGTGGCCAGGTTCAACTTCTCCCACGGATCCCACGCCTACCACCAGGAAACCTTAGACAACCTCCGCGCCGCGATGGAGAACACCGGGATCCTCTGTGCCGTCATGCTCGACACGAAG GGTCCAGAGATCCGGACTGGATTTTTGGAAGATGGCAAGCCTATCCAACTAAAAAAGGGTCAAGAAATCACAGTCACCACGGATTACACAATAAAGGGCAACGAGAACATGATATCTATGAGCTACAAGAAGTTGGCTGAGGATTTGAAGCCAGACAGTGTGATACTATGTGCCGATGGAACTATCACGCTCACAGTTCTTTCCTGTAATAAGGAGTCGGGGCTGGTATGCTGTCGCTGTGAGAATTCTGCATTGCTCGGAGAGAGAAAAAATGTAAATCTTCCTGGTGTTATCGTGGACCTTCCTACACTAACTGAGAAGGACAAGGAGGATATCCTAAGATGGGGCGTCCCAAACAAAATTGATATGATCGCTTTGTCCTTTGTACGCAAGGGTTCTGACCTTGTGGAGGTCAGAAAGGTTCTTGGTGCACATGCCAAGTCAATCATGCTGATGTCCAAG GTGGAGAATCAAGAAGGGGTGGCCAACTTTGACGATATTCTTGCCAACTCAGATGCATTCATGGTTGCACGGGGAGACTTGGGGATGGAAATTCCTATCCAGAAGATATTCTATGCCCAGAAGGTGATGATTTTCAAGTGCAATATACAAGGAAAACCCGTTGTGACAGCAACTCAGATGTTGGAATCAATGATCAAGGCCCCTCGCCCCACTCGAGCGGAAGCAACTGATGTTGCCAATGCAGTTCTCGATGGCACAGACTGTGTGATGCTCAGCGGTGAAACAGCTGCAGGTGCTTACCCGGAGCTAGCAGTTCAGACAATGGCTAAAATTTGCTTGGAGGCAGAATCATATCTGGATTATGGATCTGTTTTTAAGGGAATCACGGCAGCAGCACCAGTTCCTATGAGCCCATTGGAGAGCCTTGCATCATCAGCTGTCCGAACTGCTAACTCGGCTAAGGCATCTCTCATCTTGGTCCTGACCAGAGGAGGGAGCACAGCGAAACTCGTAGCAAAGTACAGGCCAGCAATTCCAATACTATCAGTAGTGGTTCCTGAGCTGAGGACAGACTCTTTTGACTGGTTCTGCAGTGATGAGGCTCCTGCGAGGCACAGCCTTATATTTAGAGGGTTGATTCCGGTACTCAGCTCTGCAACTGCAAAGGCTTCAGACACGGAGTCCACAGACGAAGCTATTGAATCTGCAATTGATCACGCTAAGTCATTAGGACTCTGCAAGTCTGGAGAATCAGTCGTGGCACTGCATCGAATTGGAGTTGCTTCCATAATCAAGATTTTAACAGTCAACTGA